A window of the Diospyros lotus cultivar Yz01 unplaced genomic scaffold, ASM1463336v1 superscaf1, whole genome shotgun sequence genome harbors these coding sequences:
- the LOC127792908 gene encoding uncharacterized protein LOC127792908 isoform X1, translating to MAKQSVKRFLHNMDRNMKLFSKELPYRRFVHEILCRFQSQSSKSGNMETDAWEKEKSTSQVPVMPKVDRNMNYDSQIKRHSSNYDDVNDKWKLEFDWLTRALEPAVQLCRWALQTGNGSGTKPPATNRSFMEIVASIQRSKLGLQDWSLSDLTIGLFIIYLQQASKNQFEDIKGVQVSSDSIVHDLIYHLELSKGAYRDSAAGLARNSMLRESSVVKFIKDSSIMRPGYYIGIDARRKLVILGIRGTHTVYDLITDIVSSSNEEITLEGYSTHFGTAEAARWFLNHEMGTIRKCIEKHEGFRLRLVGHSLGGAAASLLAIMLRKKSSKELGFSPDIVTAVGYATPPCVSRELAEYCSDYVSTVVMQDDIIPRLSVASLTRLRNEILQTDWTSVLEKEDWKSVVGLVTNARQVVSSVQEIARRLADFAKFRGQTKVSDAYDREESPLVSGVSSSTSKATGENTVVRNGEAVGSQPEELFVPGTVYYLKRNADKHGNSNDKGKEYFTLWRRHPGEHFQRILLSGNLISQHKCDSHLYALRDVLKGFPGPIDESIF from the exons ATGGCGAAGCAATCAGTGAAACGTTTCCTTCACAACATGG ATCGTAATATGAAATTGTTTAGCAAAGAATTACCATACCGAAGGTTTGTGCATGAAATTCTTTGTAGGTTTCAATCCCAATCATCAAAGAGTGGGAATATGGAAACAGATGCATGGGAGAAGGAAAAGAGTACTTCCCAAGTACCTGTCATGCCTAAAGTGGACAGGAATATGAACTATGATTCACAGATTAAGAGACACAGTTCCAATTATGATGATGTGAATGACAAATGGAAGTTAGAGTTTGATTGGCTTACTAGGGCTCTTGAACCAGCTGTGCAATTGTGCAGATGGGCTCTTCAAACAG gaaATGGATCTGGAACTAAACCCCCAGCTACCAATAGATCATTTATGGAGATTGTTGCAAGCATTCAACGGAGTAAGCTTGGACTCCAGGATTGGAGCCTAAGTGATCTCACAATAGGCTTGTTTATTATATACCTTCAGCAAGCATCCAAAAACCAATTTGAGGATATTAAGGGTGTTCAGGTCTCCTCTGATTCCATT GTCCATGACCTTATCTACCACTTAGAATTATCAAAAGGGGCTTATAGGGATAGTGCCGCTGGTCTTGCAAGAAACAGCATGCTTCGAGAAAGCAGTGTTGTGAAATTTATCAAGGATTCTAGCATTATGAGGCCTGGATATTATATTGGAATCGATGCTCGCAGAAAACTTGTAATTCTGGGAATAAGGGGAACTCATACTGTCTATGATCTTATTACTGATATTGTGTCTTCAAGCAACGAAGAAATCACATTGGAGGGCTACTCAACCCACTTTGGTACTGCTGAGGCTGCTCGTTGGTTCCTTAATCATGAAATGGGGACCATAAGGAAGTGTATTGAGAAACATGAG GGATTTAGGTTAAGGCTAGTTGGTCATTCTCTTGGAGGTGCTGCAGCTTCTCTGCTAGCAATAATGCTCCGGAAAAAGTCAAGCAAGGAGCTAGGGTTTAGCCCTGATATTGTTACTGCTGTTGGATATGCGACCCCACCTTGTGTATCTAGGGAACTTGCTGAATACTGCTCTGACTATGTCAGCACTGTTGTAATGCAG GATGACATCATTCCAAGGTTAAGTGTAGCTTCTCTAACAAGATTGAGGAATGAAATACTGCAAACTGATTG GACAAGTGTCCTTGAGAAGGAAGACTGGAAAAGTGTTGTAGGTTTGGTCACAAATGCAAGGCAGGTGGTTTCTTCAGTACAAGAGATAGCTCGGAGGCTTGCTGATTTTGCAAAGTTCAGGGGCCAGACTAAAGTCTCTG ATGCTTATGACAGAGAGGAGTCGCCCCTAGTCTCTGGAGTCTCTTCTTCAACATCCAAGGCCACTGGAGAGAATACCGTTGTTAGAAATGGAGAAGCTGTCGGTTCACAACCTGAGGAGTTGTTTGTACCAGGAACTGTATATTATCTAAAGAGGAATGCTGACAAGCACGGCAACAGCAATGACAAAGGTAAAGAATATTTTACTCTGTGGAGACGGCATCCCGGTGAACATTTTCAGCGGATACTGCTATCAGGCAACTTAATTTCACAACACAAATGCGACAGCCACTTGTATGCTCTGAGGGATGTTCTCAAAGGTTTTCCTGGGCCCATTGATGAAagcattttttaa
- the LOC127792908 gene encoding uncharacterized protein LOC127792908 isoform X2 translates to METDAWEKEKSTSQVPVMPKVDRNMNYDSQIKRHSSNYDDVNDKWKLEFDWLTRALEPAVQLCRWALQTGNGSGTKPPATNRSFMEIVASIQRSKLGLQDWSLSDLTIGLFIIYLQQASKNQFEDIKGVQVSSDSIVHDLIYHLELSKGAYRDSAAGLARNSMLRESSVVKFIKDSSIMRPGYYIGIDARRKLVILGIRGTHTVYDLITDIVSSSNEEITLEGYSTHFGTAEAARWFLNHEMGTIRKCIEKHEGFRLRLVGHSLGGAAASLLAIMLRKKSSKELGFSPDIVTAVGYATPPCVSRELAEYCSDYVSTVVMQDDIIPRLSVASLTRLRNEILQTDWTSVLEKEDWKSVVGLVTNARQVVSSVQEIARRLADFAKFRGQTKVSDAYDREESPLVSGVSSSTSKATGENTVVRNGEAVGSQPEELFVPGTVYYLKRNADKHGNSNDKGKEYFTLWRRHPGEHFQRILLSGNLISQHKCDSHLYALRDVLKGFPGPIDESIF, encoded by the exons ATGGAAACAGATGCATGGGAGAAGGAAAAGAGTACTTCCCAAGTACCTGTCATGCCTAAAGTGGACAGGAATATGAACTATGATTCACAGATTAAGAGACACAGTTCCAATTATGATGATGTGAATGACAAATGGAAGTTAGAGTTTGATTGGCTTACTAGGGCTCTTGAACCAGCTGTGCAATTGTGCAGATGGGCTCTTCAAACAG gaaATGGATCTGGAACTAAACCCCCAGCTACCAATAGATCATTTATGGAGATTGTTGCAAGCATTCAACGGAGTAAGCTTGGACTCCAGGATTGGAGCCTAAGTGATCTCACAATAGGCTTGTTTATTATATACCTTCAGCAAGCATCCAAAAACCAATTTGAGGATATTAAGGGTGTTCAGGTCTCCTCTGATTCCATT GTCCATGACCTTATCTACCACTTAGAATTATCAAAAGGGGCTTATAGGGATAGTGCCGCTGGTCTTGCAAGAAACAGCATGCTTCGAGAAAGCAGTGTTGTGAAATTTATCAAGGATTCTAGCATTATGAGGCCTGGATATTATATTGGAATCGATGCTCGCAGAAAACTTGTAATTCTGGGAATAAGGGGAACTCATACTGTCTATGATCTTATTACTGATATTGTGTCTTCAAGCAACGAAGAAATCACATTGGAGGGCTACTCAACCCACTTTGGTACTGCTGAGGCTGCTCGTTGGTTCCTTAATCATGAAATGGGGACCATAAGGAAGTGTATTGAGAAACATGAG GGATTTAGGTTAAGGCTAGTTGGTCATTCTCTTGGAGGTGCTGCAGCTTCTCTGCTAGCAATAATGCTCCGGAAAAAGTCAAGCAAGGAGCTAGGGTTTAGCCCTGATATTGTTACTGCTGTTGGATATGCGACCCCACCTTGTGTATCTAGGGAACTTGCTGAATACTGCTCTGACTATGTCAGCACTGTTGTAATGCAG GATGACATCATTCCAAGGTTAAGTGTAGCTTCTCTAACAAGATTGAGGAATGAAATACTGCAAACTGATTG GACAAGTGTCCTTGAGAAGGAAGACTGGAAAAGTGTTGTAGGTTTGGTCACAAATGCAAGGCAGGTGGTTTCTTCAGTACAAGAGATAGCTCGGAGGCTTGCTGATTTTGCAAAGTTCAGGGGCCAGACTAAAGTCTCTG ATGCTTATGACAGAGAGGAGTCGCCCCTAGTCTCTGGAGTCTCTTCTTCAACATCCAAGGCCACTGGAGAGAATACCGTTGTTAGAAATGGAGAAGCTGTCGGTTCACAACCTGAGGAGTTGTTTGTACCAGGAACTGTATATTATCTAAAGAGGAATGCTGACAAGCACGGCAACAGCAATGACAAAGGTAAAGAATATTTTACTCTGTGGAGACGGCATCCCGGTGAACATTTTCAGCGGATACTGCTATCAGGCAACTTAATTTCACAACACAAATGCGACAGCCACTTGTATGCTCTGAGGGATGTTCTCAAAGGTTTTCCTGGGCCCATTGATGAAagcattttttaa
- the LOC127793240 gene encoding LOB domain-containing protein 16-like, with translation MASGSGSPCGACKFLRRKCAPDCVFAPYFRPDQGGAGRFAAVHKVFGASNASKLLLHVPAADRWEAMLTIAYEAQARVSDPVYGCVAHIFALQQQVAWLQAQLTQMKAQLAQNLIDASISAKDQWPENMVAAPYFPASSSYMGSVSSQGSQESMDQSIGEMGIHQEFESRDEYFLPSFYSSKKGASQSDHHHQLELGELHALALSMMRN, from the exons ATGGCAAGTGGAAGTGGCTCGCCTTGCGGTGCCTGCAAGTTCCTGCGCCGGAAATGCGCGCCAGACTGCGTTTTCGCTCCCTACTTCCGGCCGGACCAGGGCGGCGCGGGGCGGTTCGCCGCCGTTCATAAGGTGTTCGGCGCCAGCAACGCCTCCAAGCTGTTGCTCCATGTGCCAGCGGCCGATCGCTGGGAGGCGATGTTGACTATCGCCTACGAAGCTCAGGCCAGAGTCAGCGATCCTGTCTATGGCTGCGTCGCCCACATCTTCGCCTTGCAACAGCAG GTGGCATGGTTGCAAGCCCAACTGACACAAATGAAGGCCCAGCTGGCGCAAAACTTGATTGACGCCTCAATTAGTGCAAAAGACCAGTGGCCGGAAAACATGGTGGCGGCGCCATATTTTCCGGCGAGTTCAAGCTACATGGGGTCAGTGTCATCTCAGGGCTCACAGGAGTCTATGGATCAGAGCATTGGCGAAATGGGTATCCATCAAGAGTTTGAAAGCAGAGATGAATACTTTTTGCCATCATTTTACAGCAGCAAGAAGGGAGCTTCACAAAGcgatcatcatcatcagctgGAGCTGGGTGAGCTTCACGCATTGGCCCTGAGCATGATGAGAAACTGA
- the LOC127793239 gene encoding pentatricopeptide repeat-containing protein At1g06140, mitochondrial encodes MRRSNSIAAGVNYYASANSAKNPAKTTKLSLSRQLHAQITVHALRPSLLCGSKLFNCCVQVGSFRFATKTSDSIAVKNLHSWNAISSAFFKNNDFSQVLRSFRHMRTAGCSVDSFNLTFAIKASVRLSRLQDGNLLHGLAIKSGLERDPYVVPALIGVYTELGSLGDAQKLFEGVSEWNGVIWGALMKGYLKSPNPANVFELLSDMRTSGFQLDPFTSECLVRACGYISACKEGKSVHAFCIKQNFTNSNIYLLTCLLDMYLKLGLLDAGLKLFKEVPRKDVVLWTTLISGLAKNGRAWEAVNLFRQMLRDSIVPNRITLASIVLACSHTGSLQQGKSVHGYMIRNGVELDVVNYTSLVDMYANCGSIVPAYAVFKEMPIKNVFSWSAMVNGFGMHGLCEEALALFDQMRSDKQLPNPITFVSVLSACSHSGKVEEGWTYFKSMSRDYGLTPMAEHFACMIDLLGRAGKIDEALSFINDMTWEPGASAWGALLSACRIHKRVELAEQVAERLLPLEPDKSSVYISLSNIYGDAGMWDMVKKMRLKIGENGLHKSVGFTSIEVDKKLHFFSSENRYKDAQVQAVWTSLQEQMREFGYEHYVSFVHYEGDDEVEEEILSGMRN; translated from the coding sequence ATGCGTCGTTCCAATTCCATTGCTGCTGGAGTGAACTACTACGCTTCCGCTAACTCAGCGAAAAATCCTGCAAAAACcaccaagctctctctctcccggCAACTACACGCCCAGATCACCGTCCATGCACTTCGCCCATCGCTTCTCTGCGGTTCCAAGCTCTTCAATTGCTGCGTCCAAGTGGGTTCTTTCCGTTTCGCCACCAAAACTTCCGATTCCATCGCCGTCAAGAACCTCCATTCATGGAACGCCATAAGCTCAGCCTTCTTCAAAAACAATGATTTTTCCCAGGTTCTAAGGTCATTTAGACATATGCGCACCGCTGGTTGTTCCGTCGACAGTTTCAACTTGACATTTGCAATCAAGGCGTCCGTGCGATTATCGCGTTTGCAAGATGGAAATTTGCTTCATGGTTTGGCAATTAAATCGGGACTAGAGAGGGACCCTTATGTTGTGCCTGCACTAATAGGCGTGTATACGGAGTTGGGTTCTTTGGGAGACGCACAGAAGCTGTTTGAAGGAGTTTCTGAGTGGAATGGAGTTATTTGGGGTGCTTTGATGAAAGGCtatcttaagtctccaaatccCGCCAACGTTTTTGAGCTGCTTTCCGATATGAGAACCTCTGGTTTTCAGTTGGATCCCTTTACATCTGAATGTTTGGTTCGGGCTTGTGGATATATTTCTGCTTGCAAAGAAGGGAAATCTGTTCATGCTTTTTGTATAAAACAAAACTTCACCAATTCCAACATTTATTTACTGACATGTCTTCTTGATATGTACTTGAAGTTAGGCTTGCTGGATGCTGGGCTCAAATTATTCAAAGAGGTACCGAGAAAAGATGTTGTTTTATGGACTACGTTAATTTCTGGACTTGCAAAGAATGGCAGGGCTTGGGAAGCTGTCAACTTGTTCAGACAGATGCTGAGGGATTCAATAGTTCCAAATCGAATCACACTAGCCAGCATTGTTCTTGCTTGTTCCCACACGGGATCTCTGCAGCAAGGAAAGAGTGTTCATGGTTACATGATAAGGAATGGTGTTGAGTTGGATGTAGTGAATTACACCTCTCTCGTTGACATGTATGCTAACTGTGGTTCAATTGTCCCTGCTTATGCAGTTTTTAAGGAGATGCCcatcaaaaatgtattttcttgGAGTGCCATGGTCAATGGATTTGGAATGCATGGCCTCTGCGAGGAAGCACTTGCTCTTTTTGATCAAATGAGGTCAGATAAGCAGTTGCCGAACCCGATTACATTTGTTTCAGTTCTGTCAGCTTGTAGCCATTCTGGAAAAGTTGAAGAAGGTTGGACCTATTTTAAATCCATGAGTAGAGATTATGGACTTACTCCAATGGCAGAGCATTTTGCATGCATGATAGATCTGTTAGGTAGGGCTGGGAAAATAGATGAAGCTTTATCCTTCATAAATGACATGACCTGGGAGCCTGGAGCTAGTGCCTGGGGTGCCCTATTGTCCGCATGTAGAATTCATAAGCGGGTTGAATTAGCAGAACAAGTGGCTGAGAGACTCCTTCCTCTAGAGCCTGATAAATCTTCTGTTTACATTTCACTTAGTAATATTTATGGCGATGCTGGAATGTGGGATATGGTGAAGAAGATGAGATTAAAAATTGGTGAGAATGGACTTCACAAGAGTGTTGGTTTTACCTCGATTGAAGTTGATAAGAagttacatttctttagttccGAGAATAGATACAAGGACGCACAAGTTCAGGCTGTCTGGACTTCTCTTCAAGAGCAAATGAGAGAATTTGGCTATGAGCATTATGTTAGCTTTGTTCATTATGAGGGGGATGATGAAGTGGAGGAGGAAATTCTGTCTGGCATGAGAAATTAG
- the LOC127793144 gene encoding uncharacterized protein LOC127793144, whose translation MDEKLTKSSMKRPLFGTCCLEGNVMLPLLITPPPPLQALYDGNNDQSKSFRSYTQVYNAANAFTSLGVTLDPRVLSGRGPTSFTIHGELRHRTGSLQPQPEQDASYAQLYIYDPDSALEIRNRRNPILRMDVLKTIQDSLLQVNAFVDKFRQAHVILHQLDST comes from the coding sequence atggatgaaaaattgaccaaatcatCTATGAAGCGTCCCTTATTCGGAACTTGCTGTTTAGAAGGAAATGTTATGCTACCTTTACTTATTACACCCCCTCCACCACTTCAGGCGTTGTATGATGGGAATAATGATCAATCAAAATCATTTCGAAGTTATACTCAAGTGTACAACGCAGCCAATGCTTTTACGAGTCTTGGTGTTACATTAGATCCTAGAGTACTCAGTGGAAGGGGCCCTACATCATTCACAATTCATGGGGAATTGCGACATCGAACAGGATCGCTACAACCACAACCAGAGCAGGATGCAAGTTATGCTCAACTATATATCTATGACCCTGATTCAGCTTTAGAAATTCGTAATCGTAGAAATCCTATCTTGAGAATGGATGTTCTCAAAACTATTCAGGATAGTTTGTTGCAAGTCAATGCATTTGTAGATAAATTTCGACAGGCTCATGTCATTTTACATCAATTAGACTCGACATGA